From Pyxicephalus adspersus chromosome 7, UCB_Pads_2.0, whole genome shotgun sequence, a single genomic window includes:
- the LOC140334965 gene encoding uncharacterized protein has product MSGLLVTPRPRVSPGRPPSQLLSLTTSEISFEPKAEPSTEGELHLEREIDCGEEVLSCQFNPSGTLLAAGLINGTIKVYLASDGSCVHTLKDEQSITEHLPVTALRFHPNRPSAKGDLLLATYAGGQVKFWHLSTQSCVRALREDRQTLSATFNPSGSHFLSAGSGDEILVYDAENMTCVNILQPSPSLSLMDGHRSRVFALKFHPHSDVNFISGGWDNTVQFWDMRQKHSLRRLSGPHVCGDALDIDPGTEQILIGSWRKEENLQVWDSLSGRKTFTVPDDFRGPSRTYCCRWLGAGHMITAGSDLNMCRIIDRSSLMTRGILTDLPGGVYSLDMSSSSPSAAPLIAVTSSHKLFLLRPTGSAFS; this is encoded by the exons ATGTCTGGATTACTAGTGACGCCGCGTCCGAGAGTAAGTCCTGGCCGCCCCCCATCCCAGCTCCTGAGCCTGACTACCAGTGAGATCTCCTTTGAGCCAAAGGCCGAGCCGAGCACCGAGGGCGAGCTACATCTGGAGAGGGAGAT TGACTGCGGCGAGGAAGTCCTAAGCTGCCAGTTTAACCCATCGGGTACCCTGTTGGCAGCTGGACTTATCAATGGTACCATCAAG GTATACCTGGCCTCAGATGGAAGCTGTGTGCACACTCTTAAGGATGAGCAATCGATTACAGAACATCTTCCGGTCACGGCGCTCAGATTCCACCCCAACAGACCCAGTGCCAAGGGGGACCTTCTCCTGGCCACAT ATGCAGGAGGTCAGGTGAAGTTTTGGCACCTCTCCACCCAGAGCTGTGTGCGCGCCCTGCGGGAGGACAGGCAGACCCTATCGGCCACGTTCAACCCCTCCGGCAGCCATTTCTTATCAGCGGGATCTGGTGATGAGATCCTCGTGTATGACGCAGAGAACATGACTTGTGTGAATATCTTACAGCCCAG cccctctctctctctgatgGACGGTCACCGCTCTCGTGTTTTCGCTCTGAAGTTTCACCCCCACAGTGATGTGAACTTTATATCTGGAGGCTGGGACAACACCGTCCAG ttCTGGGACATGAGGCAGAAACATTCCTTAAG GAGACTCTCGGGCCCCCATGTGTGCGGAGATGCATTGGACATCGATCCAGGCACAGAGCAGATTCTGATTGGGTCATGGAGAAAAGAGGAGAACCTGCAG GTTTGGGATTCTCTAAGCGGACGGAAAACCTTCACAGTTCCCGATGATTTTAGGGGTCCCTCCCGG ACTTACTGCTGCCGCTGGCTGGGCGCAGGTCACATGATCACAGCAGGGAGTGACCTCAACATGTGCCGAATTATTGATCGCAGTTCACTCATG ACCCGAGGGATCCTGACTGATCTTCCCGGTGGGGTTTATAGTCTGGACATGTCCTCCTCCAGTCCTTCTGCTGCACCTCTCATCGCCGTGACCTCCAGCCACAAACTCTTCCTGCTGCGTCCTACTGGCAGCGCATTTTCCTAA
- the LOC140334966 gene encoding uncharacterized protein: protein MPSVSSDTPEVEKSDDWPSPTMQRSFSDKDIPATAEDLRHPCLYDPRNRIRKKERLRWSFPGANRKKCLKRQCSHPKVEDFYCNMLGNFLSTFEDSDSPQGSYSTLDDSTERDSSVADVLERDRFSDDSPENDMSLSDIRESGFSLAEVPHSHLFLVDAPESNNVQQSEISKVDGQQSPSASNVSSVDVTHCCASGSVEVDPIMNYAATNATSSEDPQPEEHRAGCFSCFGRCNKSCCATDDYTVLDEGEDPKTPRRSFFQTLLFCLTVCMSGSFGTRSPFPGY, encoded by the exons ATGCCATCTGTCAGTTCTGATACCCCAGAGGTGGAAAAGTCTGACGATTGGCCTTCTCCCACCATGCAGAGGAG CTTCAGTGATAAAGATATACCAGCTACAGCTGAAGATCTGCGCCACCCCTGCCTATATGATCCGAGGAATAGAATACGGAAGAAGGAGCGGCTACGTTGGTCCTTCCCAGGGGCAAACCGGAAGAAATGCCTAAAGCGCCAATGCTCTCATCCAAAG GTTGAGGACTTCTATTGCAACATGCTGGGGAACTTCTTGTCCACATTTGAAGATTCTGATAGTCCCCAAGGTAGCTACAGCACTTTGGATGACTCCACAGAAAGGGACAGCTCTGTGGCTGACGTCCTGGAAAGGGACAGATTTTCGGATGACTCCCCAGAAAACGACATGTCATTGAGTGACATCAGAGAAAGTGGCTTCTCCTTGGCTGAAGTCCCACATAGCCACCTCTTTTTGGTAGATGCCCCTGAAAGCAACAACGTCCAACAAAGTGAAATCTCCAAGGTTGATGGCCAGCAAAGTCCCTCTGCAAGTAACGTGTCCTCGGTAGACGTCACACATTGCTGTGCTAG cGGTTCTGTAGAGGTTGATCCCATCATGAACTATGCTGCCACCAATGCCACCAGCTCAGAAGACCCTCAGCCTGAAGAACACAGAGCTGGCTGTTTTTCCTGTTTTGGGCGATGCAATAAATCTTGTTGTGCGACTGATGATTACACGGTCCTGGATGAAGGAGAAG ACCCCAAAACACCAAGAAGAAGTTTTTTTCAAACTCTGCTTTTCTGCCTGACTGTCTGCATGTCAGGAAGTTTTGGGACTCGCTCCCCATTCCCAGGATACTGA
- the LOC140334964 gene encoding E3 ubiquitin/ISG15 ligase TRIM25-like, whose protein sequence is MASTGLQDELSCPICLNIYTEPVSLKCGHNFCQACIEEVLDVQKVCGTYSCPECREEHPGRPVLEKNRKLSNIAKMFLVTPQLEGFGVTCTFCVHAPFLAAKTCLQCETSLCEIHLNIHNSAVDHVLTEPTNSPVARKCQTHNKILEYHCCQDSSCICVSCFAVGCHRTHKVEALDEAMKKKKEKLGKDLDKLTSQVRDIEKQLENLLDLQVKKHKKVSDTKKMITSVFKEARKQLEEKETWILDSICKVEQKIESQTSDLIRELEMQKESMLRKMHQVEKLCTMTDPLLVLQDKETNSNEFVRSVDPGIVTKRAESSNKKFNEGLIMARLHVAFSDFVSKMKKVFYKNTADLLLDSDTACHNVVVSGDEKFASWVDALLKRSASPNRFITFCQVLAKNSFGEGQHYWEVEASESSFWMVGLAYCSIPRKGARIGCNKQSWCLNRAENGYCAIHNSKEFTIHPKSPIQRLGIYLDYEAGCLSFYQLCDSVIRLYTFHATFTEPLHPAFLVWKNGWIRITN, encoded by the coding sequence ATGGCTTCCACAGGGCTGCAAGATGAGCTGAGCTGCCCAATCTGCCTGAACATCTATACAGAACCGGTGTCGCTGAAATGTGGACACAACTTCTGCCAGGCGTGCATCGAGGAAGTTTTGGATGTGCAAAAAGTTTGTGGAACTTACTCCTGTCCGGAGTGCAGAGAGGAGCATCCGGGGCGCCCCGTGCTGGAGAAGAACCGGAAGCTGAGTAATATAGCAAAAATGTTCCTGGTTACTCCACAGCTGGAAGGATTTGGGGTGACTTGTACATTTTGTGTGCACGCTCCTTTCCTAGCTGCCAAAACCTGTCTTCAGTGCGAGACATCCTTGTGTGAGATTCACTTAAATATTCATAACAGCGCTGTGGACCACGTCTTAACCGAGCCCACTAATTCCCCGGTGGCCCGGAAATGTCAGACCCACAACAAGATCCTGGAATATCACTGCTGCCAAGACTCTTCCTGCATTTGCGTGTCTTGCTTTGCCGTAGGATGTCACAGAACACACAAAGTGGAGGCGTTGGACGAGGccatgaagaagaagaaggagaaacTTGGAAAAGATTTGGATAAGTTAACTTCACAGGTGAGAGACATTGAAAAACAACTCGAGAATCTCCTGGACCTCCAGGTAAAGAAGCACAAAAAAGTGTCCGACACTAAAAAGATGATCACGTCTGTATTTAAAGAAGCCAGGAAACAGTTGGAGGAGAAGGAAACCTGGATCTTGGATTCCATCtgtaaagtggaacaaaaaatCGAGTCCCAAACCTCAGATCTGATCCGAGAGCTGGAGATGCAAAAAGAGTCCATGCTCCGGAAGATGCATCAGGTGGAGAAGCTGTGCACCATGACCGACCCATTGCTCGTCTTGCAGGACAAGGAAACGAACAGCAATGAATTTGTCAGATCTGTGGATCCGGGTATTGTCACAAAGAGGGCAGAAAGCTCCAATAAGAAGTTCAATGAAGGTCTCATCATGGCAAGGCTGCATGTGGCCTTTTCTGATTTTGTATCCAAAATGaagaaagtattttataaaaacactgcCGATCTGCTGCTGGATTCTGACACGGCTTGCCACAACGTCGTTGTCTCTGGAGATGAGAAATTCGCTTCCTGGGTAGATGCCTTGTTAAAACGATCGGCCAGTCCAAATCGTTTCATTACTTTCTGCCAGGTGTTGGCCAAGAATTCATTCGGTGAAGGACAACACTACTGGGAAGTGGAGGCCAGTGAATCCTCGTTCTGGATGGTGGGCTTGGCGTATTGCTCCATACCTCGCAAGGGCGCAAGAATTGGATGCAATAAACAATCCTGGTGCTTGAACAGGGCAGAGAACGGTTATTGCGCCATTCACAACTCCAAGGAATTCACTATTCACCCGAAATCCCCCATTCAGAGATTGGGAATATACCTGGATTACGAAGCTGGGTGTCTATCCTTCTACCAGCTGTGCGACTCGGTCATTCGTCTGTACACCTTCCATGCAACCTTCACTGAACCTCTACACCCAGCTTTCCTGGTATGGAAGAATGGCTGGATCAGGATTACCAACTag